In Haloimpatiens massiliensis, the following are encoded in one genomic region:
- a CDS encoding phage minor capsid protein yields MTKNSKVSKLGDILKKFTKQFIKKGAKKERDKAYDIRKIFEEMELNLISSMKRAFYFHESEQNKEGFKWEQWQLTKLREIEKYRRRNKKLVQEHNRPIQQTINRELKGNYIKGQNRVSKLISKVKEFLGFNNEASINLPEDTSEKQSFKEYIAKLLNRPIKPPKEENFFGVNDKKLEALQETVTKDLNKASQAVLRKMDDVYRQTIFKTHVYFQNGTKTLNQAIDMATKDFLDKGINSIQYKNGANVNIASYAEMALRTASHRATLLGEGKKRDEYGLYLVVVSAHANTCEKCLPWQGKILIDDVFSHPSKEYIEEYKAKYKLLSEAIEAGLLHPNCRHTLTTYFPGITKLPVAPDEEEAIKVYEAEQKQRYMERQIRKWKRVEAGACDLENQQKAHAKVKGLEYKIREHLKNNPQLRRDYYREEPGEGITNKALKANANRLKQKALDDKIEETRKYIKSDEQPKNIHLGKQGKHILGHNNYIQGRSYLTISIEEAEQLIKRYASTGTFELQRNGEVKNRELIECNKNIGININNQTGELTETNRFYIHYSKDGVHIVPTLKGVDKK; encoded by the coding sequence ATGACGAAGAATAGTAAAGTATCAAAGTTAGGTGATATTTTAAAGAAGTTTACTAAGCAATTCATAAAAAAAGGAGCTAAAAAGGAAAGAGACAAGGCTTATGATATTAGAAAAATATTTGAGGAAATGGAGCTTAACCTTATATCATCTATGAAAAGAGCTTTTTATTTTCATGAAAGTGAACAAAATAAAGAAGGTTTTAAATGGGAACAATGGCAGCTTACTAAACTTAGAGAGATTGAGAAGTATAGAAGGAGAAACAAGAAATTAGTTCAGGAACATAATAGGCCTATACAACAAACTATAAACAGAGAGTTAAAAGGTAATTATATTAAAGGCCAAAACAGAGTAAGTAAGTTAATAAGCAAGGTTAAAGAATTTCTGGGGTTTAATAATGAAGCATCCATTAATTTGCCAGAGGATACCTCAGAGAAACAAAGTTTCAAAGAATATATAGCTAAGTTATTAAACAGACCTATAAAACCTCCTAAGGAAGAAAACTTTTTTGGAGTTAATGATAAGAAACTTGAAGCTCTGCAGGAAACAGTTACTAAGGACTTAAATAAAGCTAGCCAAGCTGTACTTAGAAAAATGGATGATGTATATAGGCAAACAATATTTAAAACTCATGTATACTTTCAAAATGGTACTAAAACATTAAATCAAGCAATAGATATGGCAACTAAAGATTTTTTAGATAAAGGTATAAATAGTATACAATATAAAAATGGTGCTAATGTTAATATCGCAAGCTATGCAGAAATGGCTTTAAGAACTGCATCACACAGAGCCACATTATTAGGTGAAGGAAAGAAACGTGATGAATATGGATTATATCTTGTAGTAGTAAGTGCTCATGCAAATACGTGTGAGAAATGTTTACCATGGCAAGGTAAAATACTTATAGATGATGTATTTAGCCACCCAAGTAAAGAGTATATAGAAGAATATAAAGCTAAATACAAGCTATTAAGTGAAGCTATAGAAGCAGGACTATTACATCCTAACTGTAGGCATACATTAACAACTTATTTTCCTGGTATAACTAAATTACCTGTAGCTCCAGATGAAGAAGAAGCTATAAAGGTATATGAAGCTGAACAAAAGCAGAGATATATGGAAAGACAGATTAGAAAGTGGAAAAGAGTCGAGGCTGGAGCTTGTGATTTAGAAAATCAGCAAAAGGCTCATGCTAAAGTTAAGGGTTTAGAGTATAAAATAAGGGAACACTTAAAAAATAATCCTCAACTTAGAAGAGATTACTACAGAGAAGAACCAGGAGAAGGGATAACTAATAAAGCACTAAAAGCTAATGCTAATAGATTGAAACAAAAAGCTTTAGATGATAAAATAGAAGAAACTAGGAAATATATTAAATCAGATGAACAGCCGAAGAATATCCATCTAGGTAAGCAAGGTAAGCATATCTTAGGGCATAATAACTATATACAAGGGAGAAGCTATCTAACTATATCAATAGAAGAAGCAGAGCAATTAATCAAAAGGTATGCAAGTACAGGAACGTTTGAGTTACAGCGTAACGGTGAGGTTAAGAATAGAGAGTTAATTGAATGTAATAAGAATATTGGAATTAATATAAATAACCAAACTGGAGAATTAACAGAAACTAATAGGTTCTATATACACTATAGTAAAGATGGCGTACACATAGTACCAACGTTAAAAGGAGTTGATAAGAAATGA
- a CDS encoding phage scaffolding protein has protein sequence MEWLRKLLESATIKDGKLDIDGLMKSINTEFPKNAVPKDKFNEVSEAKKQLESDIKERDNQLETLKKSTGDNAELQKQIETLQTDNKKKDEEYQAQLKDLQVSNAIKLAVADKAQDAELVAGLFDKSKLILGDDGKITGLEDQLKNLQESKAFLFKQEEKQETQPGFKIGVDGTSQNGDVNSQLASIFGNSTK, from the coding sequence ATGGAATGGTTAAGAAAATTATTAGAAAGTGCAACTATTAAAGATGGAAAGCTAGATATTGATGGATTAATGAAGTCAATAAATACTGAATTTCCTAAAAATGCAGTACCAAAAGATAAATTTAACGAGGTTTCAGAAGCTAAAAAGCAATTAGAAAGTGATATTAAAGAAAGAGATAATCAGCTTGAAACTCTTAAAAAGTCAACTGGTGACAATGCGGAGTTACAAAAACAAATTGAAACATTGCAAACTGATAATAAGAAAAAAGATGAAGAATATCAAGCTCAATTAAAAGATTTGCAAGTATCTAATGCAATCAAATTGGCTGTAGCTGATAAGGCACAGGATGCTGAATTAGTAGCAGGATTATTTGATAAGTCTAAATTAATCCTAGGTGATGATGGTAAAATTACAGGACTTGAGGATCAATTAAAAAATTTACAAGAAAGTAAGGCTTTTTTATTCAAGCAAGAAGAAAAACAAGAAACTCAACCAGGTTTTAAAATTGGAGTTGATGGTACATCACAAAATGGAGATGTTAATAGTCAATTAGCTTCAATCTTTGGAAACAGTACTAAATAA